A region from the Polaribacter sp. Hel1_33_78 genome encodes:
- a CDS encoding GNAT family N-acetyltransferase, producing the protein MKKEILFTDGKYSIQRHQGIPKEAFHFLDSIAWGNEGAIYEHKNTEENIKLIKNPVLLAIFEGERIRATAVFCMTTVTTNREQFNCNYIRYFASSKEIRGKGVMKKFSIKVMELIREKEKEKTIYFACIERANKSSYKVVESAGYKPLGKVNTLGFSRFFPKTNKSIKQITTKEQKVEVLNLLEQTYENHTLTQFDSLFIKNNYFVIREKGQIIAGCQYHRSHWIINNMKGFMGKIIMNIVPLIPVINKLFNPKRFEFLAFEGLYFKPGYEDQLYALFEGLLAKEKLKSSMFWLGNTCPIRENILTKGKLGMIHSFIKDSDVEIMAAYKNLNETKIEVLKSKPIYASAFDYI; encoded by the coding sequence ATGAAAAAAGAGATCTTATTTACTGACGGCAAATATTCAATTCAAAGACATCAAGGTATACCTAAAGAAGCATTTCATTTTTTAGATAGTATTGCTTGGGGAAATGAAGGCGCTATCTATGAACACAAAAATACAGAAGAAAATATTAAATTGATAAAAAACCCAGTACTTCTCGCAATATTTGAAGGTGAAAGAATAAGAGCAACTGCTGTTTTTTGCATGACAACTGTAACGACTAATAGAGAACAGTTTAATTGTAATTATATAAGATATTTTGCTTCATCAAAAGAAATACGGGGCAAAGGAGTTATGAAAAAATTCTCTATAAAAGTGATGGAATTAATTCGGGAAAAGGAAAAAGAAAAAACCATTTATTTTGCCTGCATAGAAAGAGCTAATAAGAGTTCTTATAAAGTGGTAGAAAGTGCTGGATACAAACCTTTAGGTAAGGTAAATACATTAGGTTTTAGTCGTTTTTTTCCGAAGACAAATAAAAGCATTAAACAAATAACCACTAAAGAGCAAAAAGTAGAAGTTTTAAATTTACTTGAGCAAACCTATGAAAACCATACTTTAACCCAATTTGATTCTTTATTTATTAAAAACAATTATTTTGTTATTCGAGAAAAAGGACAAATCATAGCTGGATGTCAATATCACCGTTCACATTGGATTATTAACAATATGAAAGGTTTTATGGGGAAAATAATAATGAATATTGTTCCCTTAATACCGGTTATTAATAAATTATTTAATCCAAAGCGATTTGAATTTTTAGCTTTTGAAGGCCTCTATTTTAAACCTGGTTATGAAGATCAATTATATGCTTTATTTGAAGGTTTGCTTGCTAAAGAAAAATTAAAATCTTCTATGTTTTGGTTGGGAAACACCTGCCCAATTCGTGAAAATATTTTAACAAAAGGTAAATTAGGGATGATTCATTCTTTTATAAAAGATTCTGATGTTGAAATTATGGCAGCTTACAAAAATTTAAATGAAACTAAAATTGAGGTTTTAAAATCGAAACCTATATACGCTTCGGCTTTTGATTATATTTAA
- a CDS encoding aminotransferase class III-fold pyridoxal phosphate-dependent enzyme — translation MNHKLSQKNRFTKAHTQNYRQSFALNRNVSGFNIQKKELIYTIVSDKSDGAFIWDIDGNKYIDLTMGFGSILFGHNYSPICKAIENQLTKSWSVGPISPLAGILAKQITTATNTERAAFFNSGTEAIMVSLRIAKAVTKKKYIVFFKGAYHGTFDPLLTLRRDEQTNIAKESIPGITQSILNESYVFDYGAEDSLDFIKKNKDDIAAVLVEPVQSRNPSLQPIEFLKKIRSITEQNNIALIFDEVITGFRIDVGGCQKLFNIQADIVTYGKVIGGGLPIGIVAGKRKFLDAIDGGFWKYGDQSIPTAKSTFVAGTFCHHPLAMAASLKTLEILTNNNGQLLKDINIRTSNFCHRMNVFFKENFPKLSIVHFGSLFRFVTPGKYKELYNQLLLNGVYIWEGKNCFISAAHSDDVIAKLEDKIKLSCKQLLDNGIIKTRA, via the coding sequence ATGAATCATAAACTATCTCAAAAAAATAGATTCACAAAAGCACATACACAGAATTATAGACAATCTTTTGCTTTAAATAGAAACGTATCGGGTTTCAATATTCAAAAGAAAGAACTTATTTACACCATAGTTTCGGATAAATCTGACGGTGCTTTTATTTGGGATATTGACGGGAATAAGTATATCGATTTAACGATGGGTTTTGGCTCTATACTTTTTGGCCATAATTATTCACCCATCTGTAAAGCAATTGAAAATCAATTAACTAAGAGCTGGTCAGTTGGACCTATATCCCCACTAGCAGGAATACTAGCTAAACAAATTACAACGGCTACAAATACAGAAAGAGCTGCTTTTTTTAATTCTGGAACAGAGGCAATCATGGTTTCTTTAAGAATTGCAAAAGCAGTAACGAAAAAAAAATATATTGTATTTTTCAAAGGCGCCTATCATGGTACATTTGATCCATTACTCACTCTAAGAAGAGATGAGCAAACAAATATTGCCAAAGAATCTATTCCTGGAATTACACAATCTATTTTAAATGAATCTTATGTTTTTGATTATGGTGCAGAAGATTCTTTAGATTTTATTAAAAAAAACAAGGATGATATTGCAGCTGTTCTTGTTGAACCAGTGCAGAGCAGAAACCCTAGTTTACAACCAATTGAATTTTTAAAGAAAATACGAAGTATTACCGAACAAAATAATATTGCACTCATTTTTGATGAAGTAATTACTGGTTTTAGAATTGATGTTGGAGGTTGCCAAAAACTATTTAACATACAAGCTGATATTGTTACTTACGGAAAAGTAATTGGGGGTGGATTACCAATTGGTATTGTCGCTGGTAAAAGAAAATTTTTAGATGCTATTGATGGAGGATTTTGGAAATATGGAGATCAATCAATTCCAACAGCAAAGTCAACTTTTGTTGCTGGTACATTTTGTCATCATCCTTTAGCAATGGCTGCGTCTTTAAAAACATTAGAAATACTCACTAATAATAACGGTCAATTACTAAAAGACATAAACATTAGAACATCTAATTTTTGTCATAGAATGAATGTATTTTTTAAAGAAAACTTTCCAAAGTTGTCAATTGTTCATTTCGGATCTTTATTCCGATTTGTGACACCTGGAAAATATAAAGAACTTTATAATCAACTTCTTTTAAATGGAGTTTATATTTGGGAAGGTAAAAACTGTTTTATTTCAGCAGCACATTCAGATGATGTAATTGCTAAATTGGAGGATAAAATTAAGTTAAGTTGTAAACAATTATTAGATAACGGTATTATAAAAACACGAGCTTAA
- a CDS encoding serine hydrolase, with translation MKEYENFAKLLINPKGSTPIYNCLLNINSEKRNINYNIALGQIDASGEKIASNYRFRTGSITKTFTSTIILQLMEEGSLKLEDSFLNCVQNDETKKLLLEILFCETINCSSQITVKNLLQHKSGLRDCFADDERFFADIKKYPNRDWNWNNILEKYFKYNLHKKGLFKPGESFYYSDTNYVLLAIIIEEITSKKYSEVLEERILNPLSLNDTYLEFHQNKKGFIPIIFPYHGTNSLKNINTSFDWGCGGIVSSTKDLNVFMRSLLTGQVFNDIKTLKQMINFDDGSIIASEKKKKIKYGMGIQQKKIGEHNFIGHNSAYGGMVFYHVESDTSLVLNINQVIAPHKADWLLKKTVEAYFS, from the coding sequence ATGAAAGAATATGAAAATTTCGCGAAATTACTCATCAATCCTAAAGGTTCAACTCCTATTTATAATTGCCTACTAAATATAAATAGCGAAAAAAGGAATATCAATTATAATATTGCTTTGGGACAAATCGATGCTTCGGGTGAAAAAATAGCTAGCAATTATCGTTTTCGAACAGGAAGTATTACCAAAACTTTCACGTCGACTATTATTTTACAACTGATGGAGGAGGGATCACTAAAATTAGAAGATTCTTTTCTAAACTGCGTACAAAATGATGAAACAAAAAAACTCTTGTTGGAAATATTATTTTGTGAAACCATTAATTGCTCTAGTCAAATAACAGTCAAAAACTTACTGCAACATAAAAGTGGCTTACGAGATTGTTTTGCTGATGATGAAAGGTTTTTTGCAGACATCAAAAAATATCCAAATCGAGATTGGAATTGGAACAACATTTTAGAGAAGTACTTTAAATATAATTTACATAAAAAAGGGTTATTCAAGCCGGGAGAAAGCTTTTATTATTCTGATACAAATTATGTCCTATTAGCAATAATAATTGAAGAAATAACAAGCAAAAAATATTCTGAAGTACTGGAAGAAAGAATATTAAACCCACTCTCTTTAAATGACACTTATTTAGAATTTCACCAAAATAAAAAAGGTTTTATTCCAATTATATTTCCATATCATGGTACAAATTCATTGAAAAATATAAACACATCATTTGATTGGGGTTGTGGTGGTATAGTATCGTCAACAAAAGATTTGAATGTTTTTATGAGGTCACTTTTAACCGGTCAAGTATTCAATGATATTAAAACCCTCAAGCAAATGATTAATTTTGATGATGGCTCAATTATAGCATCTGAGAAAAAAAAGAAAATAAAGTATGGAATGGGCATTCAACAAAAGAAAATAGGAGAACATAATTTTATTGGTCATAACAGTGCTTATGGAGGCATGGTATTTTATCATGTGGAATCTGATACTAGTTTAGTTCTTAATATAAATCAAGTTATAGCACCTCACAAGGCTGATTGGCTTCTAAAAAAAACGGTTGAAGCTTATTTTTCATAA
- a CDS encoding MarC family protein, with amino-acid sequence MNDLGGSIWSAAVLLFFLMDPLGNIPVLLSVLKGISPKRQRFIIIRELLIALVILIIFLFVGQSLLNFLHLQQESVTIAGGIILLIIGLRLIFPRPEGVMGKQPGGEPFIVPIAIPMIAGPSVLAMLILMTSNEPDQLGNWFFALLIAWALSALLLLTAPFLYKILRERGLKAIESLMGMILVMMAVQMLINGINILF; translated from the coding sequence ATGAACGATTTAGGAGGCTCAATTTGGTCAGCTGCAGTATTACTTTTTTTTTTAATGGATCCTTTAGGTAATATACCTGTATTATTATCAGTTTTGAAGGGTATAAGCCCTAAACGTCAACGATTTATTATTATTCGAGAGCTTTTAATCGCTCTTGTAATACTGATTATTTTCCTTTTTGTTGGGCAGAGTCTTTTAAATTTTCTTCATTTACAACAAGAATCAGTTACGATTGCTGGAGGAATTATCTTATTAATAATAGGTCTTCGACTGATATTTCCTCGCCCAGAAGGTGTAATGGGAAAACAACCTGGTGGAGAACCTTTTATCGTTCCTATTGCTATACCAATGATTGCAGGGCCTTCAGTTTTAGCTATGCTAATTCTAATGACTAGTAATGAACCCGATCAGCTGGGTAATTGGTTTTTTGCACTTCTTATCGCTTGGGCGCTATCTGCTTTATTATTGCTGACTGCCCCATTTCTTTATAAAATTCTTCGCGAGCGAGGGTTGAAAGCTATTGAAAGCTTAATGGGAATGATATTAGTTATGATGGCAGTACAAATGTTAATAAATGGTATTAATATTCTTTTCTAA
- a CDS encoding SMI1/KNR4 family protein, producing MPFPIDEKYILETETELNVKFPSEFKNRMIKSNGGELVTDEFEFELYPFFDKSDRKRISRTCNHIGLETKNAREWNGFPENGIAIGSDGFGNLIILIHGGNGILTDKVYFWNHEIGQMEKIAESINELDE from the coding sequence ATGCCATTTCCAATTGACGAAAAATATATTTTAGAAACGGAAACTGAATTGAACGTCAAATTCCCATCTGAATTTAAAAACAGAATGATAAAATCAAATGGTGGAGAATTAGTTACGGACGAATTTGAATTTGAACTTTATCCTTTTTTTGACAAATCTGACCGAAAAAGAATAAGTCGAACTTGTAATCACATTGGACTTGAAACAAAAAATGCTCGCGAATGGAATGGATTTCCTGAAAATGGAATCGCAATTGGTTCGGACGGATTTGGAAACTTAATAATATTGATTCACGGCGGAAATGGAATTCTGACTGACAAAGTTTATTTCTGGAATCACGAAATTGGACAAATGGAAAAAATTGCTGAATCGATTAATGAACTGGACGAATAA
- a CDS encoding OmpH family outer membrane protein, producing the protein MTSENFENHNIFDRLNSLEEILGNDDVKDKIDLEKLSFFQTVFSYVNQRVKLTIPDLVQQAELDALSNELNAGITQVNNYVGNNNVGHLNNATNNFNAAINRIKNFPIPVAKVDFNFSRKIADFEKTAKSKYKSLEKDKDELKTEIEKFKTDLTTKEAEIQRLLKLIEGKETEIQNLNSTFQTNFNNIKSEHNQNFENDKKTYRSEIDKAKVTFREEIDELKESIDTDTTETVKQLNAKLTEAKTLVNLIGNVGVTGNYQNIADSHKKSANFWRFMAIVFMTVFSILLVWTIIDLSAEGFDWTKSLIRIIAAAALSYPATYAARESSKHRKLETINRNAELELASINPFIEGLSDDKKQVIKEKLVEKYFGNNKTNEFLETKETEGLSIPAIEKLLNAIAKLKG; encoded by the coding sequence ATGACATCAGAAAATTTCGAAAATCATAACATATTTGACAGGTTAAATTCTTTAGAAGAAATTTTAGGAAATGATGATGTTAAAGATAAAATAGACCTTGAAAAGCTTTCTTTTTTCCAAACAGTTTTCTCTTATGTTAATCAAAGAGTAAAGTTGACAATTCCAGATTTAGTTCAACAAGCGGAATTGGATGCTTTAAGTAACGAACTAAATGCGGGAATAACTCAAGTAAATAATTACGTTGGAAATAATAATGTTGGACATTTAAATAATGCAACTAACAATTTTAATGCAGCGATTAATAGAATTAAAAACTTTCCTATTCCAGTAGCCAAAGTTGACTTTAATTTTTCTCGTAAAATCGCTGACTTTGAAAAAACAGCTAAAAGCAAATATAAATCTTTAGAGAAAGACAAAGACGAACTAAAAACTGAAATTGAAAAATTTAAAACTGACTTAACAACTAAAGAAGCTGAAATTCAAAGGTTACTTAAACTGATTGAGGGAAAAGAAACAGAAATTCAAAATTTGAACTCTACATTTCAGACCAACTTCAATAACATAAAATCAGAACATAATCAAAACTTTGAAAACGACAAGAAGACTTATCGTTCAGAAATAGACAAAGCTAAAGTAACTTTTCGTGAAGAAATTGACGAATTAAAGGAAAGTATTGATACAGATACAACAGAGACTGTTAAACAACTTAACGCCAAACTTACAGAAGCGAAAACGCTTGTGAATTTAATTGGTAATGTTGGAGTTACTGGAAATTATCAAAATATTGCTGATAGTCATAAAAAGAGTGCGAATTTTTGGCGTTTTATGGCAATTGTGTTTATGACAGTATTCTCAATATTGTTAGTTTGGACTATTATTGATTTAAGTGCAGAAGGTTTTGATTGGACTAAATCATTAATAAGAATTATTGCAGCAGCAGCATTGTCATATCCTGCAACTTATGCTGCTCGTGAATCATCAAAGCACCGTAAACTGGAAACAATAAATAGAAATGCAGAACTTGAATTAGCATCAATAAATCCGTTTATTGAAGGATTATCAGACGACAAAAAACAAGTTATTAAAGAGAAATTAGTGGAGAAATATTTTGGAAATAATAAAACTAACGAATTTTTAGAAACCAAAGAAACTGAAGGGTTATCGATTCCAGCAATCGAGAAATTATTAAACGCTATTGCAAAATTGAAAGGATAA